The following proteins are encoded in a genomic region of Anaerolineae bacterium:
- a CDS encoding protein kinase, giving the protein MLTKDTILEDRYRIETVLGQGGMGTVYRGFDTNLQTAVAIKENFFQTSHAITQFKREALILAKLRHPSLPRVTHHFSVGHQQYLVMDFIEGADLWQLIQSQGHPLDERLALIYISQICDALAYLHSQSPPIIHRDVKPQNIKITPDGRAVLVDFGIAKEQVSGEKTMTGAKGVTPGFSPPEQYSGAGTGPVSDIYSLGATLYALLTSQKPPDSISVLVKSQKFIPVSQINPMITPAVSQAISWAMELETTQRPPTMQTWQNRLQEIETRVSPATQIASGEQSKPTMAGAKRVWLVDDQGNKYPFSTEQCLTIGRLAINTIKLNSPQVSRRHASVALVGQRCMAYDEGSANGTFINGRPVGRTGMELRPGDILAVGPVQFRLERLPAAQPPSASKPVQPVSPPPVQAAPGIGPRDDELTGLAGMTQMLTLNIAHKVEAMSNIQVAVLALVLIGGLVLATYFVGDFIQDNIPWLWQLFPFYYIAGPLAYVLSRRKGTAFLVHAPTHVLVLSIAWSTPQYFSFILSGLVGGAVMEGIFGLPKLPDWLRYPLGLMLTYAASLLVLILSTTITYDYTELIGAALIGFLIYLISEIQKGVQQARSTLRRK; this is encoded by the coding sequence ATGTTAACCAAAGATACTATTTTGGAAGACCGGTATCGGATCGAAACTGTGCTGGGTCAGGGGGGGATGGGCACGGTGTACCGGGGTTTTGATACCAATTTGCAAACAGCGGTGGCCATTAAGGAGAATTTTTTTCAAACCAGCCACGCGATAACCCAGTTCAAACGAGAAGCCCTGATCCTGGCCAAATTACGCCATCCCTCGTTGCCGCGCGTTACGCACCATTTTAGTGTGGGCCATCAACAATACCTGGTGATGGATTTTATTGAGGGAGCCGACTTGTGGCAGCTTATCCAGAGTCAGGGCCATCCCCTTGATGAACGCCTGGCCCTCATCTATATCTCGCAGATATGCGATGCGTTAGCCTACCTGCATAGTCAAAGCCCACCCATTATTCACCGGGATGTCAAACCCCAAAATATCAAAATTACCCCCGACGGACGGGCAGTGTTGGTTGATTTTGGGATTGCCAAAGAGCAGGTTTCCGGCGAAAAAACCATGACCGGCGCCAAAGGCGTAACGCCAGGTTTCTCGCCGCCGGAGCAATACAGTGGCGCCGGCACCGGCCCGGTTTCGGATATTTACTCGCTGGGAGCCACCCTTTACGCCCTGCTCACCAGCCAAAAACCGCCCGACAGCATCAGCGTGCTGGTCAAAAGTCAAAAATTCATCCCGGTCAGTCAGATAAACCCAATGATCACTCCCGCAGTTTCCCAGGCGATTAGCTGGGCCATGGAACTGGAAACCACCCAACGCCCCCCCACCATGCAAACCTGGCAGAACAGGCTGCAAGAGATTGAAACCAGGGTCAGCCCGGCTACTCAGATTGCCTCCGGCGAACAGAGCAAACCGACCATGGCCGGAGCCAAACGGGTTTGGCTGGTAGATGACCAGGGTAATAAGTATCCCTTCAGTACTGAACAATGCCTGACCATAGGCCGGCTGGCAATCAATACCATCAAATTGAATTCCCCGCAGGTTTCGCGGCGACATGCCTCGGTGGCGCTGGTTGGGCAGCGCTGTATGGCCTACGATGAAGGCAGCGCCAACGGCACTTTTATCAATGGCCGGCCGGTAGGACGAACAGGGATGGAATTGCGGCCTGGCGACATCCTGGCCGTTGGCCCCGTTCAATTCCGGCTGGAGAGGCTACCTGCCGCTCAGCCACCTTCCGCCTCAAAACCTGTTCAGCCCGTGTCCCCGCCACCGGTTCAAGCTGCCCCCGGCATTGGCCCACGTGATGATGAGCTAACCGGCCTGGCCGGAATGACCCAAATGCTCACCCTCAACATCGCCCACAAAGTAGAGGCGATGAGCAATATTCAGGTGGCCGTGCTGGCCCTTGTTTTGATTGGGGGGCTGGTGCTGGCCACCTATTTTGTCGGCGACTTTATTCAGGACAATATCCCCTGGCTCTGGCAACTTTTTCCCTTTTACTATATTGCCGGGCCGTTGGCTTATGTTTTGTCCCGCCGCAAAGGAACGGCGTTTTTGGTGCATGCGCCCACACACGTTTTGGTTTTGTCAATCGCCTGGTCTACGCCCCAATATTTCAGCTTTATTCTGTCGGGTCTGGTGGGAGGAGCCGTGATGGAAGGCATTTTTGGCCTTCCCAAATTACCGGATTGGCTACGCTATCCCCTGGGCCTGATGCTCACCTACGCCGCCAGCCTGCTCGTCCTCATTCTATCTACCACTATAACTTATGATTATACAGAACTTATTGGCGCGGCCTTGATTGGATTTTTGATTTATCTCATCAGCGAAATTCAAAAAGGCGTCCAACAGGCGCGCTCAACATTGCGCCGAAAGTAA
- a CDS encoding Stp1/IreP family PP2C-type Ser/Thr phosphatase — translation MKHQLNQIDDNLVLTLGLWPGLGLSYQGPGVLPIAFSVTAGVTIGLIVIIVAALILLLWLRKKKRVPPVFPAVPQPDDDITVPVVSQDLEDTKPSLPVVEEAKTDETARVITVGEPETTPISGLRPEGIGWQIAGLTDVGLKRELNEDSMLMIEAEMPNLGPYGIYAVADGMGGHEKGEVASQLTLNAIQAQFTQHPLNASPESFDDWLKAAATAANEIVLARQGQPNGQERKMGSTLVMALITTGEARIANVGDSRAYHLTGAGIEQITEDHSLVERLVQIGQITREEARVHRQRNVIYNTIGDKPNLEVSLYQLTLQPGDRLLLCSDGLSNMVTDEELLDISRNHSSAAAACKVMVEAAKSAGGNDNITALIVQIA, via the coding sequence ATGAAACATCAACTCAATCAAATTGACGATAACCTGGTCCTGACCCTGGGGTTATGGCCCGGCTTGGGCCTATCTTATCAAGGCCCTGGCGTTTTGCCTATTGCTTTTTCGGTTACAGCAGGCGTAACCATAGGACTGATTGTGATTATTGTGGCCGCCCTCATCCTGTTACTCTGGCTTAGAAAAAAGAAGCGAGTACCACCTGTTTTTCCCGCCGTCCCTCAACCCGACGACGACATTACCGTCCCGGTAGTTTCCCAAGATTTGGAAGACACCAAACCCAGCCTGCCTGTGGTGGAAGAAGCAAAGACAGATGAGACGGCGCGCGTTATCACTGTAGGCGAACCTGAAACCACGCCTATCTCGGGCCTGCGCCCGGAGGGAATTGGCTGGCAAATTGCCGGTTTAACCGACGTAGGGTTGAAACGCGAATTGAATGAAGATAGTATGTTGATGATAGAAGCGGAAATGCCCAACCTTGGCCCCTATGGCATCTATGCCGTGGCCGATGGGATGGGCGGGCACGAAAAAGGTGAAGTAGCCAGCCAACTGACCCTCAATGCCATTCAAGCTCAATTCACCCAACACCCGCTCAACGCGTCCCCAGAATCTTTTGACGATTGGCTCAAGGCTGCCGCCACGGCCGCCAACGAGATCGTATTGGCGCGCCAAGGCCAGCCCAATGGTCAGGAAAGAAAAATGGGGTCTACCCTGGTGATGGCCCTGATCACAACCGGAGAGGCGCGTATTGCCAATGTTGGCGACAGCCGCGCCTATCACCTCACCGGCGCCGGCATTGAACAAATCACGGAAGACCACTCCCTGGTGGAACGCCTGGTGCAGATTGGCCAGATTACGCGCGAAGAGGCTCGCGTGCACCGGCAACGCAACGTTATTTATAACACTATTGGCGACAAGCCAAATCTGGAAGTCAGCCTCTACCAGCTCACCCTGCAACCGGGCGACAGGCTTTTGCTGTGTTCCGATGGCCTCAGTAATATGGTGACCGACGAGGAGCTATTGGACATCAGCCGCAACCATAGTTCAGCCGCCGCAGCCTGCAAGGTTATGGTTGAAGCGGCCAAATCCGCCGGCGGTAATGATAACATTACCGCCCTCATTGTGCAGATAGCCTAA
- a CDS encoding Uma2 family endonuclease: MVALAKAEYPQDLVTAEELWQLSGDKNYELVRGELVEMTPPGGKHGNIALEIGWLLRNFVQTQQLGKVMVETGFRLTTNPDTVRAPDVSFLSAAKIPPGGLPEGYLTGPPDLAVEIVSPHDTASEIQDKVQDYLAYGAQLVWVIYPQQQIVIAHHPDGMARILREADTLSGEAILPGFSCQVKDIFS; this comes from the coding sequence ATGGTAGCCCTTGCCAAAGCGGAATATCCCCAAGACTTAGTCACCGCCGAAGAGTTGTGGCAGCTATCCGGTGATAAAAATTACGAGCTAGTTAGAGGAGAACTTGTTGAAATGACCCCACCAGGAGGAAAACACGGCAATATTGCTCTGGAAATTGGTTGGCTCTTGCGTAACTTTGTCCAAACCCAGCAACTGGGCAAAGTAATGGTAGAAACCGGCTTTCGTTTGACCACCAACCCCGACACCGTCCGCGCCCCGGATGTCTCCTTTTTGTCCGCGGCAAAAATCCCGCCCGGCGGCCTGCCCGAAGGTTATCTTACCGGCCCGCCTGATCTGGCCGTGGAAATTGTGTCGCCCCACGATACAGCTTCAGAAATTCAAGATAAAGTTCAGGATTACCTGGCCTATGGCGCCCAATTGGTGTGGGTTATTTATCCCCAACAGCAAATTGTTATTGCCCATCACCCCGATGGAATGGCCCGCATCTTGCGAGAAGCAGACACCCTATCCGGCGAAGCCATTCTCCCCGGCTTTTCGTGCCAGGTAAAAGATATTTTTAGCTAA
- a CDS encoding glycosyltransferase family 39 protein — translation MTLKLTALKNFVSNNLSVQLALIAGASGLVYALVFTCRFPLINLYATIPPVDYTKLTDYSAGGLTAYLLGIGALFWLYLRAVQLVAPANGRSPAVGSRFVLLSSAVLVFISIFSYPLTAIDLFIYALHTRGWALYNLLPQTTPPQALPPSEPWLALAAEWGDNPSPYGPMWELLSLGAFYLSGGDFLGHLIALKIVAALAYLGCVWLVYQTLRQLQPKWAVTGAIAFGWSPLVLLESGQNGHNDIVMVFFLLAALWTWAKWATNRSREDQFILNSYLLLTCLFFALSILVKFVTIIIGPFLLIGIATTYAKWRQRWSALVVFATLTGGLVILAMVPFWPGLDNWAVLKTGSGAGRSLLALLVLSLRGWLGTNTAFDLTHNIILVVFALLYLYYLAKIIYLLLHNPQMTPSHRLPGSTHVYIPVAASFSVLFWYVLLVAPVFHAWYLLWFMPLAILLLPYRCPFVASTVFSITALLVIPYFETIRVWYPILLENHLWGHLIGVPFLIVPPAIAIFWPISPSENSEV, via the coding sequence TTGACCCTCAAACTCACCGCGCTCAAAAACTTTGTTTCAAACAACCTGTCCGTTCAATTGGCCCTCATCGCCGGAGCGAGCGGCCTGGTTTATGCCCTTGTCTTTACCTGTCGTTTTCCCCTGATCAATCTTTACGCCACCATTCCCCCGGTTGACTACACCAAACTAACTGACTATTCCGCCGGTGGCTTGACGGCCTACCTGCTTGGCATTGGCGCCTTATTTTGGCTTTACCTCCGGGCCGTGCAACTGGTAGCGCCTGCCAATGGCCGGTCGCCAGCAGTCGGCAGTCGTTTTGTGCTTTTAAGCAGCGCGGTTCTGGTTTTTATCTCCATTTTTTCCTATCCCTTAACCGCCATTGACCTTTTTATCTACGCTCTACACACCCGCGGATGGGCCTTATACAATTTACTGCCCCAGACCACCCCACCCCAGGCCCTTCCCCCCTCTGAACCCTGGCTGGCTTTGGCCGCCGAATGGGGCGATAATCCCTCGCCCTACGGGCCGATGTGGGAGTTACTCTCGTTGGGCGCGTTTTACCTGAGTGGAGGCGATTTTTTGGGCCATTTGATTGCCCTAAAAATTGTGGCGGCGCTGGCCTACCTGGGCTGTGTTTGGCTGGTTTACCAAACGCTCCGGCAACTTCAACCAAAGTGGGCTGTCACCGGAGCCATTGCTTTTGGCTGGAGTCCGCTGGTTTTGCTGGAAAGCGGGCAAAACGGGCACAACGATATTGTGATGGTCTTCTTTCTGCTGGCCGCCCTCTGGACTTGGGCCAAATGGGCCACCAATCGCTCCAGGGAAGACCAATTCATCCTCAATTCATACCTGCTATTGACCTGTCTATTCTTCGCCCTTTCTATTTTGGTTAAATTTGTCACCATCATCATTGGGCCTTTTCTACTGATAGGCATCGCTACAACTTATGCCAAGTGGCGGCAACGCTGGTCGGCCCTGGTTGTTTTCGCCACGCTCACTGGCGGTCTTGTGATCCTGGCTATGGTTCCGTTCTGGCCCGGTCTGGATAACTGGGCTGTCCTCAAAACCGGCAGCGGGGCCGGACGTTCACTTTTGGCTTTACTTGTGCTGAGTCTCAGAGGTTGGCTGGGCACCAACACCGCCTTTGACCTTACTCATAATATCATCCTGGTCGTTTTTGCCCTGCTTTATCTTTACTACCTGGCCAAAATAATTTACCTGCTTCTCCATAACCCGCAAATGACCCCATCCCACCGCCTCCCCGGTTCAACCCATGTTTATATTCCTGTCGCTGCTTCTTTTTCTGTTTTGTTCTGGTACGTTCTTTTAGTGGCGCCGGTTTTTCATGCCTGGTATTTGCTGTGGTTTATGCCATTAGCGATTCTGTTGCTGCCCTATCGCTGTCCCTTTGTGGCCAGCACCGTTTTTTCCATTACCGCTTTACTGGTGATCCCTTATTTTGAAACCATCCGGGTGTGGTATCCAATCTTATTGGAAAATCATCTGTGGGGACATCTTATCGGCGTTCCTTTTCTCATCGTTCCCCCCGCCATTGCCATCTTCTGGCCAATTAGCCCGTCAGAAAATTCTGAGGTATGA
- the npdG gene encoding NADPH-dependent F420 reductase, producing MDKTIAILGGTGNEGPGLALRWARSGYKVIIGSRQAEKAEAVAAALNQKLGQNSIQGLSNLQAAQTAELCVLTVPYQVQETILTSLRETLQGKILVNVTVPLRPPKVSHVNLPPGRSAGEEAQATLGQGVRVVTAFQNVGAGHLAKEEGPIDCDVLVCGDDKEAKAAAIALAEAAGMRGFDAGPLQNSVAVEALTAVLIGINIRHKVKATGIKLTGI from the coding sequence ATGGACAAAACTATCGCCATCCTGGGCGGAACCGGGAACGAAGGGCCGGGCCTGGCTTTACGCTGGGCCAGGTCGGGGTACAAAGTCATCATTGGCTCGCGTCAGGCGGAAAAAGCTGAGGCTGTAGCCGCTGCACTCAATCAAAAGTTGGGCCAGAATTCAATTCAGGGTTTGTCCAACTTGCAAGCCGCCCAAACCGCCGAATTGTGTGTGTTGACCGTGCCTTACCAGGTTCAGGAAACTATACTAACCTCGCTACGCGAAACCTTGCAGGGCAAAATCCTGGTGAACGTGACCGTGCCGTTGCGGCCCCCTAAAGTCAGCCACGTTAACCTGCCGCCGGGTCGTTCTGCCGGGGAAGAAGCCCAGGCCACCTTGGGCCAGGGCGTGCGCGTGGTGACAGCCTTTCAGAACGTAGGTGCCGGCCACCTGGCCAAAGAGGAAGGCCCCATTGATTGCGACGTTCTGGTTTGCGGGGACGATAAAGAAGCCAAAGCCGCCGCCATTGCCCTGGCCGAGGCTGCCGGGATGCGTGGTTTTGATGCGGGTCCCCTGCAAAACTCGGTGGCGGTGGAAGCCCTGACCGCCGTGCTCATCGGCATCAATATTCGGCATAAGGTTAAAGCAACGGGGATTAAACTGACCGGAATTTGA
- the cofE gene encoding coenzyme F420-0:L-glutamate ligase has protein sequence MNGLHLIPLLDIPLIQPGDDVAGLIFTSVQKAGLFLTDHDIVVIAQKIVSKAEERFVRLADVNPSAQAQELAQITGKPAAQVEVILWDTARIIRAKKGILIVEHKLGFISANAGVDHSNVSDKEDVLLRLPQDPDDSARAIRQRLAALSRARPPVLIIDSHGRPWRLGAVGVTIGLSGLAPVQNLRGTPDLFGHPLQVTEVGFADQIAAAASLLMGQAAEGCPVVIVRGLSFTPDEQARAADVLRPKENDLFR, from the coding sequence ATGAATGGTCTACATCTCATCCCTTTACTTGATATTCCCTTGATCCAGCCCGGCGACGATGTGGCCGGCTTGATCTTTACGTCTGTTCAAAAAGCGGGGCTGTTCTTAACTGACCACGACATCGTGGTTATTGCCCAAAAGATTGTGTCCAAAGCCGAGGAAAGGTTTGTACGGCTGGCTGACGTCAACCCTTCGGCCCAGGCGCAAGAGCTGGCCCAAATCACGGGCAAACCCGCCGCGCAGGTGGAAGTGATCCTGTGGGACACCGCCCGGATTATCCGGGCCAAAAAAGGGATATTGATTGTAGAACATAAGTTGGGCTTTATCAGCGCCAATGCCGGGGTAGACCACTCAAACGTGAGCGATAAAGAGGACGTGCTGCTCCGCCTGCCCCAAGACCCCGATGACTCGGCCCGCGCCATTCGCCAACGCCTGGCCGCGTTGAGCAGGGCACGCCCGCCGGTGTTGATCATTGACAGCCACGGGCGGCCCTGGCGCTTGGGCGCGGTTGGCGTTACCATCGGCTTGAGCGGGCTGGCCCCGGTGCAAAATTTACGCGGCACGCCTGACTTGTTCGGCCACCCCTTGCAAGTCACCGAGGTGGGGTTTGCCGACCAGATTGCCGCCGCCGCCAGCCTGTTGATGGGCCAGGCGGCAGAAGGTTGCCCGGTGGTGATTGTGCGGGGGCTTTCCTTTACACCAGATGAACAGGCCAGGGCGGCCGATGTTCTCCGCCCCAAGGAAAATGATCTGTTTCGATAG
- a CDS encoding methyltransferase domain-containing protein has product MSPSSRVNYDAIAPTYDERTRGGYLKGVTQALQNLARQVEARRVLDLGCGTGRSLRGLAESRQPAPLCYGLDFSAGMLAQARQFEARYRLARASAPLPPFAPKSFDLVFCVHAFHHFPNKAQVVRAAYRMLRPGGIFAIVNFDPYESRRSWYVYDYFEGVYETDLKRFPRRAEQNEMLNQAGFQQIDTLLVEHIEETIVGEAVFDNYFLQKNSNSQLILLSDEAYQAGLARMWARIAAAKAKGEQAVFQTEIKNWLCFGLKPP; this is encoded by the coding sequence ATGTCACCATCCAGCCGAGTCAACTACGACGCCATTGCCCCCACCTACGACGAGCGCACCCGGGGCGGCTACCTGAAAGGCGTTACCCAGGCGTTGCAAAATCTGGCCCGGCAAGTTGAGGCGCGGCGGGTGCTGGACCTGGGCTGCGGCACAGGGCGCTCGTTGCGGGGCCTGGCCGAGAGTCGGCAGCCCGCCCCCCTCTGCTACGGCCTAGACTTCTCAGCCGGAATGTTGGCCCAGGCCCGCCAATTTGAGGCGCGCTACCGGCTGGCGCGCGCTTCCGCGCCGTTACCGCCCTTTGCCCCAAAAAGTTTCGACCTGGTCTTTTGCGTGCATGCCTTTCATCACTTTCCTAACAAGGCGCAAGTAGTACGGGCGGCGTACCGGATGCTGCGGCCGGGAGGGATTTTTGCCATTGTCAATTTTGACCCGTATGAAAGCCGCCGGAGCTGGTATGTTTACGATTATTTTGAGGGAGTCTACGAAACCGACCTAAAACGTTTTCCCCGGCGGGCAGAACAGAATGAAATGCTCAACCAGGCCGGGTTTCAACAGATTGACACTCTGTTGGTAGAGCATATTGAAGAAACCATTGTGGGAGAGGCTGTGTTTGATAACTACTTTTTGCAGAAAAACTCCAACTCGCAATTGATCCTGTTATCGGATGAAGCCTATCAAGCCGGCCTGGCCCGGATGTGGGCCAGGATTGCCGCAGCAAAGGCTAAGGGCGAGCAGGCGGTGTTTCAAACAGAGATCAAAAATTGGCTGTGCTTTGGCTTAAAACCACCCTGA
- a CDS encoding biotin transporter BioY, whose product MIVFTVITALAARITIFLPFTPVPITLQTLAVVLSGLVLGARGGAFAQFGYLGLLALGLPVDAQGAGPAAFFGPTAGYLLGFIPAAFTAGWLAERLAGRSWWGNFAAALVGVGVVYLAGMSWLAFMLGSGQKALLGGVAPFIMFDLVKAAVAAGVAESGRLFFRR is encoded by the coding sequence ATCATTGTTTTTACGGTTATAACGGCCCTGGCCGCGCGGATCACCATTTTTTTACCGTTTACCCCGGTGCCCATCACCCTGCAAACGCTGGCGGTGGTGTTGTCCGGGTTAGTGCTGGGAGCGCGGGGTGGGGCGTTCGCTCAATTTGGCTACCTGGGCTTGCTGGCGCTGGGTTTGCCCGTTGACGCCCAAGGCGCGGGGCCGGCAGCCTTTTTTGGCCCAACCGCCGGTTATCTCCTTGGTTTTATCCCGGCGGCGTTTACCGCCGGTTGGCTGGCGGAACGGTTGGCCGGGCGGAGTTGGTGGGGCAACTTTGCCGCGGCGCTGGTTGGCGTGGGAGTTGTTTACCTGGCCGGCATGAGCTGGCTGGCCTTTATGTTGGGCAGTGGACAAAAGGCTCTGTTGGGGGGTGTCGCTCCTTTCATCATGTTTGATTTGGTCAAGGCGGCGGTAGCCGCAGGCGTGGCTGAAAGTGGAAGGTTGTTTTTTAGGCGATAA
- a CDS encoding ATP-dependent Clp protease ATP-binding subunit — MAPKRGTLSSKIPSKTLAHALNQAVSLMSGNKKRVMTAEILLLAFVKMPDVEAHRLLRNFSKERGFNWADFEQDVERMAAERAARDMEFDFVADNRKRIPLSEEMLIVLDEGLTVARSRDEAWCNTAHALAVMTEISVGTSRLLNKLGITQRAVLDAMGRPSLASGATAIDHVALAKNGQMAPVYFRDDVLRDLVNLLSMARDRHVILVGPTGIGKQSLALALAQLIAEGKGPVGLKAVVQINEPALLDNTLTALQAGLRLAQGGILFVPDISRFFGGIRAEFQERAGKELQKALLADDVVIVGTTTEGRYNDRLAKSSVMDHVQRLEIPPATVPETVEILKVLRTTFQADYDLTIVDKSLEETARLAGRYYTVEPLPGAAVHLLHRTCAMVKMSLGDGGDPAVKKDNQVDPDDVMVAASLLTGIPVTNMGADERNRYANMVEHLHQRIIGQDEAVVALSRAVKMARVGLKDPRRPIGSFLFLGPTGVGKTELAKALAEFMFGTETALITQDMSEYMDDSSVNRLIGSPPGYVGHEAGGQLTDAVKKQPYSVVLFDEVEKASVKVFDVLLQVMDEGRLTSGKGETVSFSECVILMTSNIGSRFLANPELSEAEAREMAEEALKTHFRPEFLNRLTDIIFFHLLSDENLGDILDLLLRKEEQLMATRNLKLELADKVKPWLLAQNDHPEWGARPLRRIIEKNIREPMADFLLKEDPQAGTTVKIQVRGKKLVFKTG, encoded by the coding sequence ATGGCCCCCAAACGAGGAACGTTATCCAGCAAAATACCCTCCAAAACTTTAGCCCATGCCCTCAACCAGGCCGTCTCTTTAATGAGCGGCAATAAGAAGCGGGTGATGACGGCGGAGATTTTGCTGCTGGCCTTTGTAAAAATGCCCGATGTAGAAGCCCATCGGCTGCTGCGCAACTTTAGCAAGGAGCGCGGCTTTAACTGGGCCGACTTTGAGCAGGACGTTGAGCGCATGGCGGCTGAGCGCGCGGCCCGCGACATGGAATTTGATTTTGTGGCCGACAATCGCAAGCGCATTCCCCTGAGCGAAGAAATGCTGATTGTGTTGGACGAGGGCTTGACCGTAGCCAGATCGCGGGATGAAGCCTGGTGCAACACGGCCCACGCCCTGGCCGTGATGACCGAGATCAGCGTGGGCACGTCGCGCCTGCTCAATAAATTGGGCATTACTCAACGGGCCGTTCTGGATGCCATGGGCCGGCCCTCCCTGGCCAGCGGGGCCACCGCCATTGACCACGTGGCCCTGGCCAAAAACGGCCAAATGGCCCCGGTTTATTTTCGGGATGACGTATTGCGCGATTTGGTCAACTTGCTCTCCATGGCCCGCGACCGGCACGTGATCCTGGTGGGGCCAACGGGCATCGGCAAACAATCGCTGGCCCTGGCCCTGGCCCAGTTGATTGCCGAGGGCAAAGGCCCGGTAGGGCTAAAGGCCGTGGTGCAGATCAACGAACCGGCCCTGCTGGATAACACCCTCACCGCCCTGCAAGCCGGGCTGCGCCTGGCCCAAGGCGGCATCCTGTTTGTGCCTGATATTAGCCGTTTTTTTGGCGGCATCCGGGCCGAGTTTCAGGAACGGGCCGGCAAAGAATTGCAAAAGGCTCTCCTGGCCGACGACGTGGTGATTGTGGGCACTACCACCGAGGGCCGTTACAATGATCGCCTGGCCAAATCATCGGTGATGGACCACGTGCAGCGCCTGGAGATCCCGCCCGCCACCGTGCCGGAAACGGTGGAAATCCTCAAAGTGCTGCGCACCACGTTCCAGGCCGATTACGATTTGACCATTGTTGACAAAAGCCTGGAAGAAACCGCCCGCCTGGCCGGGCGTTACTATACGGTGGAGCCGCTGCCCGGCGCAGCCGTTCACCTGCTGCATCGCACCTGCGCTATGGTTAAAATGAGTTTGGGGGACGGGGGCGATCCGGCCGTTAAAAAAGACAATCAGGTTGACCCGGATGACGTAATGGTGGCCGCCAGCCTGCTGACCGGCATCCCGGTAACAAATATGGGCGCCGATGAGCGGAACCGTTACGCCAACATGGTCGAGCACCTGCATCAGCGCATCATTGGCCAGGACGAAGCGGTAGTAGCCTTGAGCCGGGCGGTGAAAATGGCCCGCGTGGGTTTAAAAGACCCCCGCCGGCCGATTGGCTCTTTCCTCTTTTTGGGGCCAACGGGCGTGGGCAAAACCGAGCTGGCCAAAGCCCTGGCCGAGTTTATGTTTGGCACGGAAACGGCCCTGATTACCCAGGACATGAGCGAATACATGGATGATTCATCGGTGAACCGGCTCATTGGCTCGCCCCCGGGGTACGTGGGCCACGAAGCGGGCGGCCAACTGACTGACGCGGTCAAAAAACAGCCGTACAGCGTGGTGCTGTTTGACGAAGTGGAAAAAGCCAGCGTAAAAGTGTTTGACGTTCTGTTGCAGGTGATGGACGAGGGCCGGTTGACCAGCGGCAAAGGCGAAACCGTCAGCTTCAGCGAGTGCGTTATTTTAATGACCAGCAACATCGGCAGCCGTTTTCTGGCCAACCCCGAATTGAGCGAGGCGGAAGCCCGAGAAATGGCCGAAGAAGCCCTGAAGACCCATTTTCGCCCGGAGTTTTTGAACCGGCTGACCGACATCATCTTCTTCCACCTGTTGAGCGACGAAAACCTGGGCGACATCCTGGACCTGTTGCTGCGCAAAGAAGAGCAGTTAATGGCTACTCGTAACCTTAAATTAGAGCTGGCGGATAAGGTCAAACCCTGGCTGCTGGCTCAAAACGACCATCCCGAATGGGGCGCCCGGCCCCTGCGCCGGATCATTGAAAAGAACATCCGCGAACCGATGGCCGACTTTTTGTTAAAAGAAGACCCCCAGGCAGGCACAACCGTTAAAATTCAAGTAAGGGGCAAAAAACTGGTTTTTAAAACCGGGTAA
- a CDS encoding HAD family hydrolase has protein sequence MTTLTVLLDLDNTLLGNDMNHFLPPYAAALQKHLKKFTDEQDLWPMLVASVQVMQANQDPTVTNHESFYRDFTRRLGLSYEVIQPSIDVFYHEDFPQLQPYTTRRPQAQAVVRRLLADGHQVVIATSPLFPAQAIEQRMAWAGVDGFPYALVTTMENSHYSKPNPAYYREILSKTNSSPETTWMVGDDVENDIIPAHALGLSTWWITPERAIDIQPPPACDRQGTLADFLAWLEAGGLSGPGAV, from the coding sequence TTGACCACCCTCACCGTTTTGCTTGATCTAGACAATACGCTGCTGGGCAACGATATGAACCATTTTTTGCCCCCTTACGCGGCGGCTTTGCAGAAACATCTGAAAAAATTCACCGATGAGCAAGATTTGTGGCCAATGCTTGTTGCTTCGGTGCAGGTGATGCAGGCCAACCAGGACCCCACCGTGACCAATCACGAGTCCTTTTACCGCGACTTTACTCGCCGCCTGGGGCTTTCTTACGAAGTTATCCAACCTTCTATTGACGTTTTTTACCACGAAGACTTTCCGCAACTGCAACCATACACCACCCGCCGACCCCAAGCGCAGGCTGTGGTGCGCCGTTTGCTGGCGGATGGTCACCAGGTGGTCATTGCCACCAGCCCGCTTTTTCCGGCCCAGGCCATTGAGCAGCGAATGGCCTGGGCCGGCGTGGACGGGTTTCCTTACGCGCTGGTCACCACCATGGAGAACAGCCACTACTCCAAACCAAACCCGGCCTACTACCGGGAAATATTAAGCAAAACCAACAGCTCGCCGGAGACCACCTGGATGGTGGGCGACGACGTGGAAAACGATATTATCCCGGCCCACGCCCTGGGTTTGAGCACCTGGTGGATCACCCCGGAGCGGGCTATTGACATCCAACCGCCCCCCGCCTGCGACCGGCAAGGAACCCTGGCCGATTTTTTGGCCTGGCTGGAAGCAGGCGGCTTATCCGGCCCCGGCGCTGTTTAA